In one Brassica oleracea var. oleracea cultivar TO1000 chromosome C9, BOL, whole genome shotgun sequence genomic region, the following are encoded:
- the LOC106317134 gene encoding MLP-like protein 34, which yields MARILETTVELKSSPGKFLDMFVGKQQFEVSSICPSYIQGCELREGEMGQVGSIVVWRYVHDGEAKMIMEMIDSIDLENNQVTFKVLDGDLMKEYTLFLITLQVTSKEGDVGSVAHWHFQYVKINEKVADPESLLQFAVEVSKEIDAHLFSW from the exons ATGGCCAGGATCCTTGAGACAACCGTGGAGCTAAAATCTTCGCCCGGGAAGTTCCTTGACATGTTTGTAGGGAAACAACAATTCGAAGTCTCCAGTATATGTCCATCCTACATTCAAGGCTGCGAGCTGCGCGAAGGCGAAATGGGCCAAGTTGGTTCTATCGTGGTCTGGAGATACGTTCATG ATGGGGAGGCAAAAATGATAATGGAGATGATAGACTCAATAGATCTGGAGAACAACCAGGTGACGTTCAAGGTGCTAGACGGTGATTTAATGAAAGAGTACACTCTTTTCTTGATCACCTTACAAGTGACCTCAAAGGAGGGAGATGTTGGAAGTGTTGCACATTGGCACTTTCAATACGTGAAAATTAACGAGAAGGTGGCTGACCCTGAGTCTCTCCTCCAGTTTGCCGTCGAGGTATCCAAAGAGATCGATGCACATCTCTTTTCCTGGTAA